A region from the Chelonoidis abingdonii isolate Lonesome George chromosome 10, CheloAbing_2.0, whole genome shotgun sequence genome encodes:
- the ICOS gene encoding inducible T-cell costimulator, giving the protein MKSGVLTFCLLCLQLEALCGTERCSSHRLCKNIEQPTVSDPQVTVEFHNGIFKFNFSDPKNVTEFSMTLLKGHERQEICAFHMENGKSIPETNSSYCEPVHSGNSTSFILRNLESKHTGIYLCCLEILLPAPYIDCRVNETYLYIHDSETCFVSEMTSWMLIGITAFSMVSCICCIVACCLRKKTQQCESNSHEFNSEYMPMAAVNAARKPAF; this is encoded by the exons ATGAAGTCAGGAGTTTTAACCTTCTGTctcctctgccttcagctggAAGCTCTCTGTG gaacTGAACGCTGTTCATCACATCGACTATGCAAAAATATAG aacaACCGACTGTCTCTGACCCCCAGGTGACAGTTGAATTTCACAATGGGATCTTCAAATTCAACTTCAGTGACCCTAAAAATGTTACTGAATTCAGCATGACACTGCTGAAAGGGCACGAGAGGCAGGAAATCTGTGCATTCCACATGGAGAATGGGAAGTCAATACCTGAAACTAATAGCAGCTACTGTGAGCCGGTGCACTCTGGCAATAGTACATCCTTCATTCTCAGAAATTTGGAAAGCAAGCACACCGGCATTTATCTCTGCTGCCTGGAAATCCTTTTACCTGCTCCCTACATAGACTGTAGGGTCAATGAAACCTATTTGTATATCCATG ACTCAGAAACCTGCTTTGTATCAGAAATGACGTCATGGATGCTTATTGGGATCACTGCATTTTCCATGGTTTCCTGTATCTGCTGCATAGTAGCCTGTTGCTTAAGAAAGAAG ACACAACAATGTGAATCCAACTCCCATGAGTTCAACAGTGAATATATGCCCATGGCAGCAGTGAATGCAGCTAGAAAACCAGCGTTCTAA